One genomic region from Terriglobus aquaticus encodes:
- a CDS encoding VWA domain-containing protein, translated as MRALLSAALLATLAVLPAAVRAQEAPSPGGPPPASSAPPPADDDLPQGGTLRVRTNLVNTYFSARDKGGYLTGLHKDDCKVYENKEEQAIKNFTQEKNLPLTIGILLDTSGSMERVLPLEKEAAADFLRDVIKSKDEAFLINFDINVELLSDYTNSTRELRRGLDKAEINTGAGTGSVTGNSTPRGTLLYDAVYLATHDKLRQEAGRKVVVMLTDGDDQGSQVKLKEAIEAAQKANTIVYVILIRDTGGFGFGGGYNMSFGAGAMDQLTKETGGRVINGGNGKHLDENFQQISDELRTQYLLSYTPKNANIDGTFRTINITCGNDVKIQARKGYYAIADNNP; from the coding sequence ATGCGTGCGCTCCTCTCCGCTGCCCTGCTTGCCACACTCGCCGTTCTGCCCGCCGCCGTGCGCGCGCAAGAGGCGCCCTCGCCCGGCGGACCTCCGCCCGCCAGCTCCGCACCACCGCCGGCCGACGACGATCTGCCGCAGGGCGGAACCCTCCGCGTTCGCACCAACCTGGTGAACACCTACTTCTCCGCGCGCGACAAGGGCGGCTACCTGACCGGCCTGCACAAGGACGACTGCAAGGTCTACGAGAACAAGGAAGAGCAGGCGATCAAGAACTTCACGCAGGAAAAGAACCTGCCGCTCACCATCGGCATCCTGCTCGACACCTCCGGCTCCATGGAACGCGTTCTGCCGCTCGAAAAAGAGGCCGCCGCCGACTTCCTGCGCGACGTGATCAAGTCCAAGGACGAAGCCTTCCTCATCAACTTCGACATCAACGTCGAGCTTCTGAGCGACTACACCAACTCCACGCGCGAACTGCGCCGCGGCCTAGACAAGGCAGAGATCAACACCGGCGCGGGCACCGGCTCGGTGACCGGCAACAGCACGCCGCGCGGCACGCTGCTGTACGACGCCGTCTACCTGGCCACCCACGACAAGCTGCGGCAGGAGGCGGGCCGCAAGGTCGTTGTGATGCTCACCGACGGTGACGACCAGGGATCGCAAGTCAAGCTGAAAGAAGCGATCGAAGCCGCGCAGAAGGCCAACACCATTGTCTATGTCATCCTCATCCGCGACACGGGCGGCTTCGGCTTCGGCGGCGGCTACAACATGAGCTTCGGCGCCGGCGCCATGGACCAGTTGACCAAGGAAACCGGCGGCCGCGTGATTAACGGCGGTAACGGCAAGCACCTGGACGAAAACTTCCAGCAGATCTCCGACGAACTGCGCACGCAATACCTGCTCAGCTACACGCCCAAGAACGCCAACATCGACGGCACCTTCCGCACCATCAACATCACCTGCGGCAACGACGTGAAGATTCAGGCGCGCAAGGGCTACTACGCCATCGCAGACAACAACCCATAG